The DNA sequence ctacaactaatttaaggtcataggattttagaaaacgtgtggtctacaatttgccacgtgtaattttcatttttattaataaaatcaaaaaagataaaaaaaacgccaaattagggttttagatgaaaatgtcaatatagtatttcggaaatatcaacacaatgctttgagaatgtcaacacgatgctttaagaatgttaacccattgcttatattgacattctacatgtattatattgacatattttatatagtatgttgacatttctgctttacgaaaaaattgaaaaattttcgaatttttttttcaaattttgacgtcggaacatatgcatatatgatatcgttggaatccttaaaaaattatctttaatttgatatatgttatatgaatttaaagttttgcgatttcttttaaaagttagttataactaaacatgtagttaattgacattaatacccctattgatattttatggaattaatcctatggctttattgacgtttttttttatcgtattgatatttcttggttgatgatctaggcccttaatttgaatatctaatggctattatttagttgtagttagcaattaggtattgagttagcaatataacactcccttGTTGGCATACgtgataaaatgtaaatatatttagatGAAAAAGTTGGAGTTGACTGAAGAAAATAACAGGGgttaattcttcttttgttctaGGCTTGTAATTGCATTCCATCTTAATGAAGGAGAATAGATTTGTTCCCAGTTAGGGAGTGACGCATAAAGGTTATGCGTCACTCTTAATGAAACGCATAAAGGAGATGCGTCTTTATTGAAAGACGCATAACGATGATGCGTCGTTAAAGTGAAAACGCATAAAATATTGCGTTTTACAAAGACGCATAACCCTTATGCGTCTTTCATTAGTGACGCATATAGGTTATGCGTCTTTGCTTAGTGACGCATATACATTATGCGTCTTTCGTTAATGACGCATATACGTTATGCGTCTTTCAGTCGGGTTTTAAAGGGCAGAAGGCGCAAACAGAACAGAAGCAGAAGCAAGGAGTCACGGGTTGGCGATTTCCGCCGTTTTTCGACGATTTCGGTCGATTTTCAGCATTTTCTTCATAAGTTCCGGTAATTGTACTTCAATTTAGCTACATTCATCTttattcatgtttattttgctttcaTTTGTTAGTTTtacccaattttttaaattagggCTTATAGGAAAAATGTCCCTAATTGttgtttttggaaaatgttatTGATGCAGAAATCATGCAAGTATTTGTGAGTTTGTATTGGGGTGGTAGAGTAGTTCAACTACCACATATGGGTATTGGTTATGATCCACCTCGTGCGAGGAGCTCCATCGTATTAAATTCGTGTGTTTCCTATTCTGAATTGGTTGCAATGATATGTGATGCGATGAGAATAGATATGAACCAACACACTATTGAATTATTGTGGAGACAATGTATAATCTTTGCTTCCGGTATGAGTTATACATGTTCTGTGATTTGCAATGATGAAAGTGTAATGTTTATGTTCAACAATGCTCAAAATTCAAGTGGGtgtattgaattatttgttgagTATTCACCTGTGAGAAGTTCAGAAATCCCACCAGTTGTTGATTGTGGTATTGGATCATCTGCGAGGGTTGAACTTTTGAGCTCAGACTGTGGTATTGGATCATCTGCTAGGGGTGAACATATGAACTTTGATCATAGTATGAATGAGCAGAGAGATGTTGTAGATGCTGTTGATGTTGGTGTTGGATTGAATGATGAGGTAGATGTTGCAGATGTTCTTAATGAGCCAACAGCATTATCTGAGACTGAGCCAGAACCCGATCTCTGTGATGGTGATGGTTCTTCTGATGATGGTGATGGTTCTTCTGATGATGAGATAATACCTTGTAAACCTGTTGTACAAGGTGAACAACCACTTCCAGAGTACAACACTAGGGGGTTGAAATTCTTTCGCAAATTACCAAGTGGTCCTTCTGGAGTATCTGATGATGTTGTTGATAATGAACACAGCAATTTGTATTGGGATGAGAAAGAGCCGCATCGGATTGTGTTgggaacaaaatttgattcCAAGCTTCATGTGAAGACTGCTATAACTATGTGGAGTTTGTGGCAGGAAAAACAGTTTAAGGTCGTCGAGAGCAAATTAAGAAGGTGGCATGCCGTATGCAAATTTCCAGCAGGAACGACAGCAACAGGTATAGGCATCATCAGCACCACCGACGCTGAAAAAGCGAGGGAATGTAAGTGGGAGGTTTCAGTTACACAAAGGGCTCATGACGATATGTGGGAAGTTAGAAAGTGGGTGGGTCGACATACTTGTGTAGGCCATCGTGCTAACAGAGATCATGCTAACTTCTCATCGGCAATGATTGCTCTGTGTATTCGACATCATGTGCGACAATGTGCCGATTTCAAGGTCTTCTCAATAATAGCTGATATTCAAGACAGATTTGGTGTGTCAATCAGTTATAAGAAGGCATGGTATGCAAAGAGAAAGGCTATAGAGTTTGTATATGGTGGATGGGAGGAATCATTCAGGCAGTTGCCAAGCTACATGTTTGAACTCCAGTCACAGAATCCGGGCACAATTGTTGAATGGAAGCACAACGAGTTGTTGAGTCAGAGACGTACAAATGTGTTCAACTATGTTTTCTGGGCATTTGGGCCTGCAATACATGCTTTCCAGAAGGCTGCACCGGTGTTAACAATAGATGGGACTCACCTCCGAGGAAGATTTAAAGGTAAGCTGCTNNNNNNNNNNNNNNNNNNNNNNNNNNNNNNNNNNNNNNNNNNNNNNNNNNNNNNNNNNNNNNNNNNNNNNNNNNNNNNNNNNNNNNNNNNNNNNNNNNNNCAATTTGGTTGAAATCCGCCGGAAAAGGAGAGTATTTCGCCGGAATCGCCGCAGGACCGCCTGAATTCGCCGCCGCTGCCTTCTCGCGAACTGGAAGTGAGTTTGCTGTCTGTTCTGCCTGTTTAAATCGCGGGGAAGACGCATCTCTTTTATGCGTCACCAGGCAAAGACGCATAAGTCTTTTGCGTCACTAAGCAACGACGCATAACCTATATGCGTCACTAATGAAAGACGCATAAGGGTTATGCGTCTTTGTAAAACGCAATATTTTATGCGTTTTCACTTTAACGACGCATCATCGTTATGCGTCTTTCAATAAAGACGCATCTCCTTTATGCGTTTCATTAAGAGTGACGCATAACCTTTATGCGTCACTCCCTAACTGGGAACAAATCTATTCTCCTTCATTAAGATGGAATGCAATTACAAGCCtagaacaaaagaagaattaacCCGATTTTAGGGATTAATTAACTACTATAAATAcggaaaaattcaaatattaattttcaatttatttgataaactCAAAACTTACATATAGGGTGGTGATAGAATGCAAAATATacattgtacaaactccaaacatCTCATCACAGTGTCAACacattgtaaaattttaagattttgatgtcaacagTCAACACAACATCATCTGTTAACaccgtattgacattttctattgatgttatttgttcatctgttgacattttttaacgGTTTAGattatagtttgaaatttgtacaatatatacgAAGAAAAGAATGGTTGTCTAAAAAAATAGCTACAACGATAGTTtaaaaaagaaggaataggGTATAAGTCCATAAAGTTCGTACcgaattaatatattatatgttaaatatatatattcgtAATTTccatactaataattttttgtgtCAGACACTAcattaaatatacaattacTCGTAATGAATTCTATACTCTTTTTACAGTATTGACCTAATCTCATTATAATATCTAGAGAAGGCCTTTTGTGCGCGTCCATCCATATACGCGCAgtagaaaaatcatgaatttacTATATACTTATCtcatatttaatgaataattattactttatctcatgattaatgCATACAGTTAATGTTACTCCCGAAATTAGAAATGATACAAATCTCTAATAGCTGTCAACTGCGTCGGCCGACTGAGGCCAAGCCTAGACCAGGGACAGAGCCAGGAAATTATACTAGAAGGggcaaaaatattaacatacaaataaataaatataaaaataatataaaatattaaaataatatagtagaGGAGGGTAATAgttaaatatgcatatattttttataatatatatatctacatggcaatagaaaaatgaggtggggcatttgccccttcTCACTATACTATAGATCCGTCCCTGGCCTAGACAATCAGGAGCTCAACTAAGCCCAGACCCATGCCTAAACGGGCTGGGTTTGTATCTCTAAAGCCAATCCAGTCCAACCCACTTGGTAAGTGGGTTGGGCAGGCCCGTTCATAGGTTGATTTGTTTCACATGTTTTCTATAGTTTTTCGTACTATAATGAAGATATTTGCATGTTCAGATGCAGTTAATGTCGTGTTTTGGAGGTAGATGTAAAGCACAAGTTGTTGATCTTGATTCAGCaaagaacaagaaaatgaCGCAAGAATTTAACGTGGTTCGATCTTCAACAGATCTACATCCACGGACGAAGGGGAGATGATTTTATTCCGAACACAATCAAAAACAGTTTACAACACACAATCTCTCAAGCTATCTACTCAATCGAAGAATCCCTCTCGACTGTGAAACACTCACTTAGCTAGCTAATCTTGGATTGTGAAATTAACGAGATTCACTCTAGAATTCTCTCTATATAcaacaaagaagaaaagggggaaaaacTCTTCGATGTTTACCGTTGCAACTGAATGAGCTGGTTAGCTCTGTTTCACCTAACTCTACTGCCTTGGGCCAAGTCTCAGGCCCAACTGACATGGCCCACTTTAATGGATCAGTCACCAAAACCCAACAAGCTCCACCTTGACTGCATCCATCAATCATCTCCACCTTCATCTAAGTCCCCTTACCTCCGAGCAACCAAACTAACCAAGTCCAAGCAATGCTCAAACTTGGCACTCGACAAAGCCTTTGTCATCATGTCTGGTGCATTTTCTGATGTATGAACCTTCCTCACTGTCACAACACCTTTCCCAACTTCATCTCTCACGAAGTGTAGCTTGACATCAATGTGCTTACTCCTCTCGTGAAAAGTTTGGTGCTTAGCCAAACTAATAGCGCTGTTGTTGTCACAGAGTATTGTCACAGCACCTTGCTCTTCTCCAAAGTCTGTCAATATTCCCTTTAGCCATTTAGCCTCCTTGACTGCCTCAGCCATAGAAATATACTCAGCCTCCGTTGTGGAGAGAGCCACCACTGACTGGAGATTGGATCTCCAACTCACAGCAGTCCCATACAACTTGAACAAATATGCAGACTGAGACTTCTGGCTATCAATGTTAGTTGCATAGTCTGAATCACAGTAACCAATGAGCCCATCTTCACCATCCTTTGTACAGAACAACAAGCCAAGATCCTGTGCCCACCAAATACCTCATGATCCACTTCAGAGCCTGCCAATGTTCATAGCCCGGATCTGCCATGAATCTGCTGCACAAACTGATGGCATGAGATAAGTCAGGCCTAGTACACAACATCATATACATTATACTCCCCACAATGCTTGCATAAGGGATCTTAGACATCTGTTTCCTT is a window from the Salvia hispanica cultivar TCC Black 2014 chromosome 1, UniMelb_Shisp_WGS_1.0, whole genome shotgun sequence genome containing:
- the LOC125187396 gene encoding uncharacterized protein LOC125187396, whose product is MFMFNNAQNSSGCIELFVEYSPVRSSEIPPVVDCGIGSSARVELLSSDCGIGSSARGEHMNFDHSMNEQRDVVDAVDVGVGLNDEVDVADVLNEPTALSETEPEPDLCDGDGSSDDGDGSSDDEIIPCKPVVQGEQPLPEYNTRGLKFFRKLPSGPSGVSDDVVDNEHSNLYWDEKEPHRIVLGTKFDSKLHVKTAITMWSLWQEKQFKVVESKLRRWHAVCKFPAGTTATGIGIISTTDAEKARECKWEVSVTQRAHDDMWEVRKWVGRHTCVGHRANRDHANFSSAMIALCIRHHVRQCADFKVFSIIADIQDRFGVSISYKKAWYAKRKAIEFVYGGWEESFRQLPSYMFELQSQNPGTIVEWKHNELLSQRRTNVFNYVFWAFGPAIHAFQKAAPVLTIDGTHLRGRFKVLT